GCCCCGGTGCTGTCCGACCGCGCGTCCGCGCTCGCGGCCGCCGATTCCGTCGCCGCCGCGATCGGTGCGAATTCGCTGCAGCGGGAGCTGGACGGGGTGCCGCCGGCCGAGGAACTGCAGATCGTCGCCCGATCCGGCCTGTTGGGCATCCTCGTACCCGCCGAACACGGCGGCCCCGACCTCCCGCAGTCCGTCGCGGTCGAGGTCATCCGGCGCCTGGCGCAGGCGGATTCGGCCGTCGGTCAGCTCCTGCTCTCCCATTTCGTGCTCAGCGCAGGTATCCGCGGGCTCGGTCGTACCGAACCGGCGCCGACGATCTTCGGCGACATCCTGGCCGGCGCGCAGCTCGGCAACGCGTCGGCCGAACGCGGCACCCGGACCGCCGCGGAACGCAAGACCACCGTCCGCAGGCTCGACGACGGCACCTGGCAGCTCGACGGCAAGAAGTACTACGCCACCGGTTCACTGGGCGCGACCTGGATCGGCGTCGGCGCCCGCGTCGAGGGCACCGATCACGGCGCCACGGTGTTCGTCCGGGCCACCGATCCGGGTGTGCGCCTGAACCTCGAGGCCTGGTCGTCCTTCGGACAGCGCGGAACCGCCAGCGGTGAGGTGGTTCTCGATCAGGTGTCGGTCCCGGATCACCTCATCCTCGACGAGGGGCCCGACCCGGACCCGGTCACCGCGGACCCGTCGGTCCTGGGCGCCTTCGACCAGGCCCTGCACACCGCCATCGACGTCGGCATCGCGCGCGCCGCTCTGGCCGATGGCGCGGAGTTCGTCCGGACCCGGTCCCGGCCCTGGTTCGAGGCGCAGGTCGAGCATGCCGCCGACGAACCTCATGTCGTCCGCCGGTTCGGCGAGCTGACCGCCCGTCTGTACGCATTGGAGGCGTTGCTGGAGAAGGGTTCCTCCCTGATCGACGCAGCCCGCGCGGAGGTCGAGTTGACGCGCGACTCGGCCGCGGCGGCGTCGTTGACGGTGGCTGCGGCCAAGGCTCTCGCCCACGAGTTCGCGGTCGAGATCGCCTCGGGCGTAATCGAACTCGCCGGCGCATCGGCAACCGATCGCAAGTACGGACTGGACCGGCACTGGCGCAACGTCCGCGTCCACTCCCTGCACGACCCGGCCCGGTGGAAGTACGTCCACCTGGGCAACAACACCCTGCACGGCACGCGGCCACCGCGTCTCGGCGTCCTCCTCTGACCCTGTCCCCCGTTCCGACTCTCCTGAACCACAAGGATTTTCCATGACCAGCTTCTATCTCACCGGCAGCATCAACGTGCCCGACGTCGACGCGGCCTACTCGCTCGTCGGCACCCACCTCCAGCCGGCCGTGCTCCGCGTCCCCGACGGCGAGCCCGGCGACCGCGCCAACTGGGTTCTCACCCAGCGCGCACTGTTCCTCGAGAACCCCACCCTCGACGTCGTCGACGGCAGCGCCCGGGCGAAGCGCGGTGTCGCAGTCGAATTCGGCGAGGTCGACTACCACTCGACAGCAGCCGCGTCGTACGAGAAGTTCGTCGAGGCCCGCGAGAAGGGCGTCCTGGTGCCGGAATCGAGGTTCCTCGTCTCGATCCCGACGCCCTTCAACGCGGTGAACTCCTTCGTGGAGTTCGACTCCCAGGTGGAGGTCGCGCTGGCCTACGAACAGGCCCTACTCGCGAGCGTCGAGAAACTCTTCACCCTCATCCCGGCGATCGACCTCGCCGTCCAGTGGGATCTGCCGACCGAGCTGGCCACCGTCGAGGCTTGGTTCCCCAATCCGTATACGGGACATGAGGCGATCTTCGCGGCGACCGCACGTCTGGCGTCCTGGGTTCCCGAGGACGCCGAACTGACCTTCCACCTCTGCTACGGCGACTCGAAGTTCGGGGCGTCACCGTTCATGGGTGATCCGCCGGACGCTGAGGCCGCCGCGCGCGGGGGACGCCACATCCTGCCGCGCGACGCGTCGGCGATCGTCGCCGTCGCAAACGGCCTGTCGCGGCACGTGACCCGACCCATCGACGCCATCCACGCCGCGACCGTCGCGGCCTGGAATCGTCGTGCGCACTGGCAGCCGTTGCAGAACCTCGCCGTCGAGCCGTCGACCGAGATCTTCCTCGGCCTGCTGCACGCAGAGGACGGCGCCGAAGGTGCCCGCGAGCGTGCGGCGATCGCGTCGGAGTTCCTGCCCGACTTCGGGATCTCCACCGAATGCGGACTCGGTCGGCACTCCCCTGCGCAGCTCGACGCCGTCGTGGCTGCCTACCGCGAACTCGCCGAGAGCCGCGAGCTGGCCTCCGCCTAGCCCGAACACCAACAAACCCAACCATTTTCGGCGAACCCACCCCGCGCCCGTGTCCTGTCAGCGCATCCTGTCAAGGGGTGGAAGACCGCAAATGGGTGGGTTTGTGGCGTGAGTCAGACCAGGTCCGACACCGTGGCATGCTCGTCGAGCAGCGGTGGTGCCGACCGGTACCTCGGCGGCGTGGCGCTCATCCTGATCGGGTTGGCCACCGACCGGAACGGCGAGTCCCGCCGCGGATCCTCGATCTCGACGACCGGGTCGAGTCCCAATCGATCCGCCAGCGCGATGGCGTCGGCGATGTCGTTGAGCGGTCCGCACGGCACCCGTCGGGCGGTGAGTGCGTCGAACCAGTGATCGGCACTCGCCGTCGACAACGTGTCGTTCAGGATCGCCACCAGCTCTTGACGATTCGCGACCCGGGCACTGTTGGTCGCATACCGCTCGTCCGCGGGCAGGTCGGGGCGTCCGAGGACCTCGCACAGTGCGGCGAACTGGCGGTCGTTGCCGACGGCCAGCACGAACGGCCGGTCGGCGGTCGGGAAGACCTCGTACGGCGCGATGCTCGGATGCCGGTTGCCCATCGCGGTCGGGACCACTCCGGCAGAAACATAGCCAGACGACTGGTTGGCCAGCGCCGAGAGAAGCGAGGACAGCAGGTTCACCTCGATCCGCTGCCCCTCCCCGGTCCGGTCCCGATGCCGTAAAGCAGACAGGATGCCGACGGCCGCGTGCAATCCCGTGATGACGTCGACCACCGCGACACCGACCTTGGTCGGCGCCTGCGGGTCGGGGCCGGTGATGCTCATCAGCCCGCCGACCGCCTGGATCAGCAGGTCATACCCCGGGAGCTGGTTGGCGCCACCGAAACCGGTCACCGAGCAGTAGACGATGTCGGGCCGGAGGTCGGCGACGGCGTCGTAACCGAGACCGAGCCGGTCCATGGTGCCGGGCATGAAGTTCTCGACGACGACGTCGGCCCGCTCGACGACGCGTCGCGCCTCCTCGAGCCCGTCGGGATCGGCGAGGTCGATCGCCACCGACCGCTTGTTGCGGTTGACCGACAGGAAGTACGACGACTGGCCACCCACCCCAGGGCGGACCCCACGACCGGGTGTCGTCGCCGACTCCCGGTCGCTCGACCTTGACGACCTCGGCACCGAGGTCGGCGAGCAGCATCGTCGCGTACGGCCCGGCGAGCACCCGGCCGAAGTCGGCGATGACGAGTCCGTCGAGAGCGCCGCGATCACTCACCGGAACGCGGACTGGCCCGTGAGGGCGCGACCGATGGTGAGCTGGTGGACCTCGGAGGTGCCCTCGTAGGTGAGGACGGACTCTAGGTTGTTCGCGTGGCGGATGACCGGGTACTCGAGGGTGATGCCGTTGGCGCCCAGGATCGTTCGGCACTCGCGGGCGATCTTGATGGCCTCGCGGGTGTTGTTGAGTTTGCCGGTGCTGATCTGCTCGGGGCGGATCTCACCACGATCCTTCAGACGACCCAGGTGGTAGGCGAGCAGGTGGCCCTTGCCGACCTCGAGCGCCATGTCGGCGATCTTGGTCTGGGTGATCTGGTAGCCGGCGAGCGGCTTCTCGAACACCTCGCGCGACTGCGAGTAGTCGATGGCGGTCTCGAGGCAGTCACGTGCCGCGCCGATCGCGCCGAAGATGATGCCGAAGCGGGCCTCGCTCAGGCTGGTCAGTGGGCCGCGCAGACCTTCCGCCTTGGGCAGCATCGCCGAAGCGGGAAGGCGGACGTTGTCGAGGACGAGCTCGGAGGTGACCGAGGCGCGCAGCGACATCTTCTTGTGGATCTCCGGAGCGGAGAACCCGGGGGTGTCGGTGGGGACCACGAAGCCGCGGATGCCCGCCGGACTGTCGGCGAGGTCGGTCTGCGCCCAGACGACCGCGACGTCGGCGATCGACCCGTTGGTGATCCACATCTTGGTGCCGTTGAGCAGCCAGTCGTTGCCGTCACGCTTGGCGTTGGTGCGCATGCCCGACGGGTTGGAGCCGAAGTCGGGTTCGGTCAGGCCGAAGCAGCCGATCGCGTCGCCGGCGGCCATCCGCGGCAGCCACTCGTTCTTCTGCTCCTCCGAACCCCAGTGGTGGATGGAGAACATCGCGAGCGAACCCTGAACCGACACGAGGCTGCGGATGCCGGAGTCGACGGCCTCGAGTTCCAGGCAGGCGAGACCGTAGGCGGTGGCGCTCGTGCCCGGGCAACCGTAGCCCTCGAGGTGCATGCCGAGGGCGCCGATCTGGCCGAGCTCCTTGGCGATTTCGCGGGCCGGCAGCTTGGCGTCCTCGAACCAGTCGCCGATGTGGGGACGCAGACGTGCGTCGGCGAAGTCGCGGACGGTGTCGCGGATCGCGATCTCGTCCGCATCGAGCAACGAGTCCAGGGCGAAGAGCTGCGCCAAGGTGCTGGGTCGGGACATCGGAACCTCCGGGGATCGGGCGTGCTTTTGATCGTACAAGCGGTCTGAGAACGTTTGCGAGAACGTTTGCATGAGCTACGGTAGGTGCTCGAACGAGCAGCGTCAACCGCACTACCGACAGATGGGGGAACGAGCGTGGCCGGTGGTCAGCGAACGCCGACCCTCAAGGAGATCGCGAAAGCCGCGGGTGTCCACGTGTCGACGGCTTCTCGGGTTCTGAGGCAATCCGAACCCGCGGACGGGTGGTCGGAGTCGGCGCTGCGGGTCCGCGAGGTCGCCGATCAGCTCGGTTACCAGCGCAATCTCTGGGCGGCGAGTCTCCGTACCCGCAAGACCACGACCCTCGGCGTCGTGATGACCCGACTCACCGACGGCGTGGTCGCCACGACCTACCAGGGCATCGAGCAGGAAGCGACGCGGGCCGGCTACTCGGTGCTGTTGTCGAGCCCGCCCGACGACCCGGAAGCCCAGCGCGCGGCCATCGAACTGCTCGTCGGGCGCCAGGTCGACGGCCTACTGCTCAGCGGTCTGCACCGACCGGGCAAGGAGTTCATCGCCTCGCTGCGGGTCGGCGATGTGCCGATGATGACCCTGACCCGGCATGCCGACGCCGGGCTCCCGTTCGTCGGCGGCGACGACGTGCGCGGTGGTGCGCTCGCCGCACGCCACCTGATCGATCGCGGATACACCGACCTCGCGGTCATCGCCGGTCCCGCCCATGCCACGACGGCGACGGACCGGCTCGAGGGTTTCCGCACCGAGGCAGCCGCGGCGGGCATCGCGCTGCCCGAGAGCCACATCGTCCCTTCGAATTTCGAGGTGCGCGGAGGCACCGAAGCCGGGCGGATCCTGCTCGACGCACCGAACCGGCCGCGGGCGATCTTCGCGGTGTCCGACACCATCGCCGTCGGCGTCCTCGGCGTCGCCCGCGACCTCGGACTCCGCATCCCCGAGGACCTGGCCCTGGTGGGCTACAACGACATCCCGATCGCCGCGCAGCTTCCCGTACCGCTCACGACGATCCACTCCCCCGCCCTGGAGATCGGCCAGACCGCGGTGCGCGGGCTGCTGGATCTGACGGCAGGTCGCGAGGTGCAGTCCCGGCGCCTGCCGGTCGAGCTCATGGCCCGCGGCACCACCTAGAAGTCAGAAGTGCTGCGCACCGCCGTCTATCGAGATCTCCTCGGCGGTGATGAATTTCGACTCGTCCGACGCCAGGAATGCGACCACGTTCGCGACCTCGTCGGCCTCGGCGGCGAACTGATTCAGGAAGGTCATTCCCATACCCGCCAGCCGCGGATTGGCCTTGTTGGTCTCCTGGATGCGTTCGACCATCCGGCCCGAACCCATCGGCGTGATCACCGCACCCGGGTGGACGGTGTTGACGCGAATGTCGTGCTGTCCCAACTCCGCGGCGAACGCACGCGACATCCCGACCAGCGCATGCTTGCTCGTCGTGTAGTGGACCATGAACGGCTGCAACTTCTTTCCGGCGAGCGAACTGATCAGGATCACCGATCCCCCGCCCCGGTCGATCAGATGAGGAACCGAGGCGGTCACGGTGTTCCAGACCCCGGTCACGTTGATGTCCATGGTGTCGCCGAAGCTCCGCGGGGTCACCTCGTCCCAAGTTTCCGGGATGCAGGTGTCCGGTCACCCGATCACACCACGGCCGACCCTACCTACGACCCGCGGACGGCAGGTCGTTTCGGCCCCCTCCGAAACGGGTCGCACCCCGCGGCGTGTCACCGAGGGGTGCGACGAGGGTTCGAATTCAGTGCGATGTGGCAACTTCCGCGCCGATACCCGTCTCGGCACGCACGATCATCTCGGCGAACTTCTCGTCGTCGTGAACGGCCAGGTCGGTTCTCCGCCCGGAGAGCAGCGACCCGAGCACGCAGGCGATGAGACCGAGGGGCATGGTGATGATCACCGGCAGCTGTATGCCGAGGGGAGCGTCGCCGCTGCCCATCCAGAGGGCGTCGGTCAGCATGAGGGTGAGGATCGTCGAGATCAATCCGGTGAGGATTCCCCATCTGGCCCCGACTGCGGTGAAGCGCCGCCAGCTCAGACTCAGTACCAGCGCCGGGAGATGAGCACTGCCGGCCACCATGAACGCCATCCCCATGAAGTAGGTGATGTTGGTGTCGTCGCCGATCGTGAGGGTGATCCCGATGGCGAAAACACTGAACACCACTGCGCCGTACCGGGCCACCCGAGCCTGCTGCTCCTCGTCGACCTCGACCGCCGGGTCACCGGCGCCACCGTTCGCCCGGACCAGCGACGGCCACACATCTCTCGCGAAAGTGCCGGCAGCGGAGATCACCACGCCGGCGACCACCGCGACGATCGAGGCGAAGGCCACTGCCGAGACGAGCGCGAGCGCGAGCGACCCGCCAAGGGTTCCCTCCCCGCCGCCCAGCTCCGTGACCAGCACCGGTGCCGCGAGGTTGCCTCCGGGACCGACCTTCTCGGAACCGTCGCCACCGAGAACAGCAGCCGCGCCGAAGCCCATGAGGACGACGATCAGGTAGAACATGCTGCACAGCGCCACGGTCCATCCGAGCGAGCGACGCGCGCTTTCCGCCTCCGGCACTGTGAAGAACCGGATCAGGATGTGCGCCATGCCGGCCGTGCCGAGCGCGAAAGTCAGTGCGTAGGAGAGCAGATTGATCGTTCCACCGTCGCCGAAGATGATGCCCGGGGTGAAGATCGCGTCGCCCTCCACGGCGTGCTCGGTGGCCGACGAGAACAGCAAGGGGAGGCTGAAACCGAACTTCGCCAGCACGCCCACCGCGATCACCGCCGCGAGGATGGCCAGGATGGAGGACTTGATCACCTGAACCCAGGTGGTGGCGACCATCCCGCCGACGAAGACATACACCGCCATGAGGGTTCCCGCTACGAGCACCGAGACCCAGAACGGAACTCCCGAGATCGCCTCGAGAAGTGTGCCCGCGGCGACCAACTGGGCGAGCAGGACGAATGTTCCGGTCGCGACGGTGCTGAGGGCGACGGCCACCCGCACACCACGGGACTCGGTCCGGAAGACCAGAACGTCGCCGATCGTGTACTTGCCGATGTTGCGCATCTTCTCCGCGAGGAGCAACAGGACCGGGATGAACGAGATGACCGAGGTGAACAGGATGATCGTTCCGTCGACACCCTTGTAGAAGATCAATCCGGTGGTACCCAGGAAGCTGCCCGCCGAGATGAACTCGCCGGAGATGGCAAAGCCGTTCTGCCAGCTCTTGATCGACCGGCCCGCGGCGAAGAACCCGTCTGCACTGCGCGACCGTCGCGCCACCGCGAAGGTGATCCACAGGGTCAGCGAGATGACCGCCACGCAGATGGCGATGGCCAAGAAGTCGGTGTCGTTGCTCATGCCGAGTACTCCCTCGTCGAGATGCCCGTCGCGTCGGCGTCCCTGATGGCCGACATCACCGCGGCGGCCGCAGAGTCCGCGGCCGGTTGCAGATAGGTCGCCGACAGCTTGAAGTAGGAGAACACCAGCACCCAGGTGCCGACGAACTCCGCGAGAACCACCCACAGCGACAACGGAATTCCGACAATCATCGTGCTACCCAGGGTTTCGGGGAAGTAGGCGAAGCCGACGATGAACGCCGCGAACAGCGCGATCGTCGCAATACCCAGACCGATGGTGACGGTTCGGCGCCGCCGACGCAGTTCGACGATCTCGGGCAGGGACAGCACGTCGGTCCAGCGCACCCCGGCCGCCGGCGTCATCGGTTCACCGCCGCAGCGCGCGCCGAGTCCAGCGCGAACTGATTCTCGTCCCACCCGTCGGTGAGTGGGCCGAAAAAATGGAAGCGCACCTTCTTCACCCGGTACAACCACTGCCCGTCCTGCTTGACCAACTCGTCGGTGTAACGACCGGCTGCGATCGACGCGACACCGTCGAGTACGCACGGCTGCCACAGGAAGGACTTGGCAACGGCTCTGTCACCGTCGATCTCGATCTCGAGGTTGGTGATGAAATGCCAGAACGATGTGAGGCCACCATCGGCGAGGCCTGCGAAGAAGGCCCGCATCTCGGTCTTGCCACGCGGGTTCGACAGGCCGTCGAATTCGCCGTCGTCGGTGAACAGCGACATCAGGTCATCCCAGTTCCCGTCGTCGAGGTGGCGGCAATACCGCGCGTCCAGGGCGCGGATCGCCTCGAGATCTTCGAGGCGCGTCACCCGCGCGGCCAGATCGGGTTCGGTGCTCGTGGTCATGCGCATCCTCCGGAGTCGGCCCCCGATCGGGGCCGCGTGGTTGATGATCAAGATTAACGCTCGTTCATGTGAGCGACACCATAAACCGGCGCGACGGGACGCGTCAACCAACATGCGCTACGCGTCCTTGCTGGTCGGACGGCTCCGCCTTACCCTCAGTAGATGAACACCCGATCGCCGTCGGCGACCGCAGCGTCCCGCGACCGAATTCTCGACGCCGCGCTCGACGAGTTCTTCACCGCCGGATTTCACGGTGCGACGATGCGAACCATCGGCAACCGCGCAGGTTGCAGCGCCGCGAACGTGTACAACCACTTCGAGAACAAATCGGATCTGCTGGTCGAGATCCTCCGCACCGCGAGCGACGAACAGTTCACCGCAACCCGCAACGCGATCCGCCGGGCCGGAAAAGATCCCGTCGAGCAGTGGCGCGCAGCCGTCGTCGCGCACGCCCTTTACACCGCACAGAGACCACGTGAATGCCTGGTCGCCAACACCGAACTGCGCTACCTGGGCGAGATCGACCGCAAGCGCGTGGTCGGCTCGCGCGACGCGCAGGAGCAACAGTTCATCGACATCGCCGAAACCGCGGTCGACCAGGGACTCTTCCATGTGGAACGTGTACACCAGGCGGTCACCGCGGTTCTTCTGATGTGCGCCGGCATCCCGGTGTGGTTCCGTCCCGACGGCCCTCGGACCGCGAGCCAGGTCGCCGAGGACTACGGACAGTACGCACTCAACCTCGTCGGATTCCGCCCGAACGCCGATGAGGCATTGACCGCGGGCTAACCCGCTGCTCTAATGGTGAACGCACGTTAATGAGTGGCCGCGCGCATATCCCCCTTCACTGCGGCCCACATTCACTAGGAGAAGGCCATGACCCATCGGCCGTCACAGCCCCGCACCGACAGCCCGCATTACCTGACCGAGGAGCGCCTCGCGATCCGCGATCTCGCCCGGGACTTCGCGATGAAGCAGGTCCTGCCGGTTGCCAACGAACTCGACCCCGTCCAGGGCACCATTCCCGACACCCTCAAGAAGGCGATGGCCGAGGTCGGGTTCTTCGGCATCATGATTCCCGAGGAGTACGGGGGTCTTGGGCTCGGCGTCTTCGAGTACTGCCTTGTCGCCGAGGAACTCTCACGGGCGTGGATGAGCGTGTCCGGGCTGCTGGCGCGCGGCAACGGCATGGGCGGCGGCTTCACCCCCGAGCAGGAGGCCGCACTGCTCCCCCGCGTCGCACGCGGTGAATACCTCGGCGCCTACGCGCTGTCCGAGGCCGAGGCAGGCTCCGACGTCGCCAACATCTCGTGCCGGGCGACCCGCGACGGCGACGACTGGGTCGTCAACGGCACCAAGATGTGGTGCACCTACGCCGACGAAGCCGACTACCTCGTGCTGTTCGCCCGTACCGACCCGAACAAGGACCCGGCCAAGCCGCATCGCGGTATCAGCGCCTTCCTCGTCGAGAAGGAACGCGGCGAGTTCCCGGAGGGCATCTCCGGGACCAAGGTCCGCAAGATCGGCTACTTCGGCTGGAACACGTGGGAACTGTCCTTCGACAACTTCCGCATCCCGGCCGACCGGATGCTCGGCGAGGAGGGCAAGGGCTTCTACCTCGCGGTGAGCGGCCTCGAGGTCGGGCGCGCCCACACCGCCGCCCGCGCCATCGGCCTGGCCCGCGCCGCGCTCGAGGACTCCATCGCCTACATGCACACCCGCAAGCAGTTCGGCCACGAA
The sequence above is drawn from the Gordonia rubripertincta genome and encodes:
- a CDS encoding TetR/AcrR family transcriptional regulator; protein product: MNTRSPSATAASRDRILDAALDEFFTAGFHGATMRTIGNRAGCSAANVYNHFENKSDLLVEILRTASDEQFTATRNAIRRAGKDPVEQWRAAVVAHALYTAQRPRECLVANTELRYLGEIDRKRVVGSRDAQEQQFIDIAETAVDQGLFHVERVHQAVTAVLLMCAGIPVWFRPDGPRTASQVAEDYGQYALNLVGFRPNADEALTAG
- a CDS encoding LacI family DNA-binding transcriptional regulator, with amino-acid sequence MAGGQRTPTLKEIAKAAGVHVSTASRVLRQSEPADGWSESALRVREVADQLGYQRNLWAASLRTRKTTTLGVVMTRLTDGVVATTYQGIEQEATRAGYSVLLSSPPDDPEAQRAAIELLVGRQVDGLLLSGLHRPGKEFIASLRVGDVPMMTLTRHADAGLPFVGGDDVRGGALAARHLIDRGYTDLAVIAGPAHATTATDRLEGFRTEAAAAGIALPESHIVPSNFEVRGGTEAGRILLDAPNRPRAIFAVSDTIAVGVLGVARDLGLRIPEDLALVGYNDIPIAAQLPVPLTTIHSPALEIGQTAVRGLLDLTAGREVQSRRLPVELMARGTT
- a CDS encoding acyl-CoA dehydrogenase family protein translates to MTHRPSQPRTDSPHYLTEERLAIRDLARDFAMKQVLPVANELDPVQGTIPDTLKKAMAEVGFFGIMIPEEYGGLGLGVFEYCLVAEELSRAWMSVSGLLARGNGMGGGFTPEQEAALLPRVARGEYLGAYALSEAEAGSDVANISCRATRDGDDWVVNGTKMWCTYADEADYLVLFARTDPNKDPAKPHRGISAFLVEKERGEFPEGISGTKVRKIGYFGWNTWELSFDNFRIPADRMLGEEGKGFYLAVSGLEVGRAHTAARAIGLARAALEDSIAYMHTRKQFGHELADFQHLRFKIAKMAADIEAARQLMYSVATDIDTGRRCSLEASMCKLVATEMAERVTSEAVQIHGGAGYTTDFQVERHWRDARLTKIFEGTSEIQMRIISDELLGRAGS
- a CDS encoding DUF485 domain-containing protein; protein product: MTPAAGVRWTDVLSLPEIVELRRRRRTVTIGLGIATIALFAAFIVGFAYFPETLGSTMIVGIPLSLWVVLAEFVGTWVLVFSYFKLSATYLQPAADSAAAAVMSAIRDADATGISTREYSA
- a CDS encoding nuclear transport factor 2 family protein, which gives rise to MTTSTEPDLAARVTRLEDLEAIRALDARYCRHLDDGNWDDLMSLFTDDGEFDGLSNPRGKTEMRAFFAGLADGGLTSFWHFITNLEIEIDGDRAVAKSFLWQPCVLDGVASIAAGRYTDELVKQDGQWLYRVKKVRFHFFGPLTDGWDENQFALDSARAAAVNR
- a CDS encoding acyl-CoA dehydrogenase family protein — translated: MAPTSATDTPPISAARSAPVLSDRASALAAADSVAAAIGANSLQRELDGVPPAEELQIVARSGLLGILVPAEHGGPDLPQSVAVEVIRRLAQADSAVGQLLLSHFVLSAGIRGLGRTEPAPTIFGDILAGAQLGNASAERGTRTAAERKTTVRRLDDGTWQLDGKKYYATGSLGATWIGVGARVEGTDHGATVFVRATDPGVRLNLEAWSSFGQRGTASGEVVLDQVSVPDHLILDEGPDPDPVTADPSVLGAFDQALHTAIDVGIARAALADGAEFVRTRSRPWFEAQVEHAADEPHVVRRFGELTARLYALEALLEKGSSLIDAARAEVELTRDSAAAASLTVAAAKALAHEFAVEIASGVIELAGASATDRKYGLDRHWRNVRVHSLHDPARWKYVHLGNNTLHGTRPPRLGVLL
- a CDS encoding solute symporter family protein; protein product: MSNDTDFLAIAICVAVISLTLWITFAVARRSRSADGFFAAGRSIKSWQNGFAISGEFISAGSFLGTTGLIFYKGVDGTIILFTSVISFIPVLLLLAEKMRNIGKYTIGDVLVFRTESRGVRVAVALSTVATGTFVLLAQLVAAGTLLEAISGVPFWVSVLVAGTLMAVYVFVGGMVATTWVQVIKSSILAILAAVIAVGVLAKFGFSLPLLFSSATEHAVEGDAIFTPGIIFGDGGTINLLSYALTFALGTAGMAHILIRFFTVPEAESARRSLGWTVALCSMFYLIVVLMGFGAAAVLGGDGSEKVGPGGNLAAPVLVTELGGGEGTLGGSLALALVSAVAFASIVAVVAGVVISAAGTFARDVWPSLVRANGGAGDPAVEVDEEQQARVARYGAVVFSVFAIGITLTIGDDTNITYFMGMAFMVAGSAHLPALVLSLSWRRFTAVGARWGILTGLISTILTLMLTDALWMGSGDAPLGIQLPVIITMPLGLIACVLGSLLSGRRTDLAVHDDEKFAEMIVRAETGIGAEVATSH
- a CDS encoding acyl-CoA dehydrogenase family protein, with the protein product MSRPSTLAQLFALDSLLDADEIAIRDTVRDFADARLRPHIGDWFEDAKLPAREIAKELGQIGALGMHLEGYGCPGTSATAYGLACLELEAVDSGIRSLVSVQGSLAMFSIHHWGSEEQKNEWLPRMAAGDAIGCFGLTEPDFGSNPSGMRTNAKRDGNDWLLNGTKMWITNGSIADVAVVWAQTDLADSPAGIRGFVVPTDTPGFSAPEIHKKMSLRASVTSELVLDNVRLPASAMLPKAEGLRGPLTSLSEARFGIIFGAIGAARDCLETAIDYSQSREVFEKPLAGYQITQTKIADMALEVGKGHLLAYHLGRLKDRGEIRPEQISTGKLNNTREAIKIARECRTILGANGITLEYPVIRHANNLESVLTYEGTSEVHQLTIGRALTGQSAFR